From Triticum urartu cultivar G1812 chromosome 2, Tu2.1, whole genome shotgun sequence, a single genomic window includes:
- the LOC125539242 gene encoding probable metal-nicotianamine transporter YSL9 has product MAPHSRDGRRVRFEEIRELDGHGDEPELGAGHARGRVPPWREQLTARGMVASLAVGAMYSVIVMKLNLTTGLVPTLNVSAALIAFVLLRAWTKALARLGVAARPFTRQENTVVQTCAVACYGIAVGGGFGSYLLALDKNTYEMAGEETEGNVPGSYKEPGIAWMTGFLLAVSFVGIIALVPLRKIMIIDYKLTYPSGTATAVLINGFHTPHGDAMAKQQVSGFTKYFGISFFWSFFQWFYSGGDSCGFSQFPTFGLTAWKHTFFFDFSLTYVGAGMICSHLVNLSLLFGAILSWGVMWPLISDLEGDWYPANIPESSMSSLQGYKAFICIALILGDGLYNFVKIIVFTIKNLIEKSNLKNTKKDEDIPVLDDLHRNEVFMKDSLPSWLAYSGYVALSVAAVIVIPMMFREMKWYYVVIAYLLAPALGFCNAYGAGLTDINMAYNYGKVALFILAAWAGKDSGVVAGLVGCGLVKSLVSISADLMHDFKTGHLTLTSPRSMLIAQAIGTAMGCIIGPLTFMLFYKAFDIGNPEGPWKAPYALIYRNMAILGVEGFSALPQHCLQLCYGFFGFAVVANLMRDLLPPKYGRCVPLPMAMGVPFLVGASFAIDMCVGSLVVFVWNMMDRSKAALMVPAVASGLICGDGLWIFPSALLALAKISPPFCMAFRPTH; this is encoded by the exons ATGGCGCCGCACTCGCGGGACGGCCGCAGAGTCCGTTTCGAGGAGATCCGCGAGCTCGACGGCCACGGCGACGAACCAGAGCTGGGGGCCGGGCACGCGCGGGGCCGCGTGCCGCCGTGGCGGGAGCAGCTGACGGCGCGCGGGATGGTGGCGAGCCTGGCGGTCGGCGCCATGTACAGCGTCATCGTGATGAAGCTCAACCTCACCACGGGCCTCGTCCCCACGCTCAACGTCTCCGCCGCGCTCATCGCCTTCGTCCTCCTCCGCGCCTGGACCAAGGCGCTGGCCCGCCTCGGCGTCGCCGCCCGCCCCTTCACGCGCCAGGAGAACACCGTCGTGCAGACCTGCGCCGTCGCCTGCTACGGCATCGCCGTCGGAG GTGGGTTCGGGTCCTACCTGCTCGCGCTCGACAAGAACACCTACGAGATGGCCGGGGAGGAGACGGAGGGCAACGTGCCGGGGAGCTACAAGGAGCCCGGCATTGCGTGGATGACCGGCTTCCTCCTCGCCGTCAGCTTCGTGGGGATCATCGCGCTCGTCCCTCTCAGGAAG ATTATGATAATTGACTACAAATTAACTTATCCAAGCGGGACTGCAACAGCTGTGCTTATAAATGGATTTCATACGCCTCATGGAGATGCTATGGCAAA GCAGCAAGTAAGTGGATTCACAAAATACTTCGGAATCAGCTTCTTCTGGAGCTTCTTCCAGTGGTTTTACTCTGGTGGGGACAGTTGTGGGTTCTCGCAGTTTCCTACTTTTGGACTAACAGCTTGGAAACACAC ATTCTTCTTTGATTTCAGCCTCACATATGTTGGGGCAGGGATGATTTGTTCCCACCTTGTTAACCTGTCTCTCCTTTTTGGCGCCATTCTCTCCTGGGGTGTCATGTGGCCTCTGATCAGTGATTTGGAAGGCGACTGGTATCCAGCAAATATACCAGAAAGCAGCATGAGCAGCCTGCAAGGCTACAAG GCCTTCATATGCATAGCTCTCATCCTAGGAGATGGCCTGTACAATTTTGTCAAGATTATTGTCTTCACTATTAAGAATCTgattgaaaaatcaaatctgaaGAACACAAAGAAAG ATGAAGACATTCCAGTGCTTGATGACCTTCATCGTAATGAAGTTTTTATGAAGGACAGTCTACCTTCATGGCTAGCCTACTCTGGCTACGTTGCATTATCAGTTGCTGCAGTAATTGTCATCCCCATGATGTTCCGCGAGATGAAGTGGTACTATGTTGTCATTGCGTACCTACTGGCTCCTGCCCTGGGTTTCTGCAACGCCTATGGCGCCGGCCTTACTGATATCAACATGGCCTACAATTATGGGAAGGTTGCCCTCTTCATTCTTGCAGCCTGGGCTGGCAAAGACTCTGGTGTGGTTGCTGGCTTAGTAGGCTGCGGTCTGGTGAAGTCGCTGGTGTCAATATCTGCTGATCTGATGCATGATTTCAAGACTGGGCATCTCACACTAACATCTCCCAGATCAATGCTGATTGCTCAGGCTATTGGCACCGCCATGGGCTGTATCATCGGGCCACTAACATTCATGCTGTTCTACAAGGCATTTGACATAGGCAACCCAGAAGGGCCCTGGAAGGCACCGTATGCTCTAATCTACCGAAACATGGCGATTCTTGGTGTGGAGGGTTTCTCTGCTCTACCCCAGCATTGCTTGCAGCTGTGCTATGGGTTCTTTGGCTTTGCAGTGGTGGCCAACCTTATGAGGGACCTCTTGCCGCCGAAGTATGGCAGGTGTGTTCCCCTACCGATGGCAATGGGGGTTCCTTTCCTCGTCGGCGCGAGCTTTGCCATCGACATGTGCGTGGGAAGCTTAGTAGTCTTCGTCTGGAACATGATGGACAGAAGTAAGGCTGCACTGATGGTGCCGGCAGTTGCATCTGGTTTGATATGTGGAGATGGGCTTTGGATCTTCCCTTCGGCCTTGCTTGCACTGGCCAAGATCAGCCCACCATTCTGCATGGCATTTAGGCCTACACACTAG